One Persicobacter psychrovividus DNA window includes the following coding sequences:
- a CDS encoding ABC transporter ATP-binding protein — protein sequence MKPIIKTKNISRLYQMGSETISALKSVSIEISKGEYVSFMGPSGSGKSTLMNIVGCLDTPTGGSYALNGHQVAQMNEASLAEVRNKEIGFVFQTFNLLPRASSLENVALPLIYAGIGQKEREARALQALKNVGLGSRADHRPNELSGGQRQRVAIARALVNNPSIILADEPTGNLDTRTSYDIMSIFKELHDRGNTIIMVTHEDDIAHYSHRIVRLRDGLVESDIQNTDIKDPVYEKSLLPKE from the coding sequence ATGAAACCAATCATCAAGACCAAAAATATTTCCCGTCTGTATCAGATGGGCTCCGAAACCATTTCTGCATTAAAGAGCGTATCAATCGAAATCTCCAAAGGGGAGTATGTCTCCTTCATGGGGCCTTCAGGGTCTGGTAAATCGACGCTGATGAATATTGTAGGCTGCCTCGATACGCCCACAGGTGGCTCATATGCTTTAAATGGGCATCAGGTAGCACAGATGAACGAGGCCTCACTTGCTGAGGTACGAAATAAGGAAATAGGTTTTGTGTTCCAGACCTTCAATTTATTGCCTCGGGCAAGCTCTCTTGAAAATGTTGCCCTCCCGCTGATCTATGCGGGCATTGGGCAGAAAGAACGTGAAGCAAGGGCGCTTCAGGCGCTTAAAAATGTGGGATTGGGCTCTCGGGCTGATCACCGCCCAAATGAGCTCTCTGGTGGGCAGCGTCAGCGTGTTGCAATTGCCCGTGCGCTGGTAAACAATCCAAGTATTATTCTTGCTGATGAACCTACTGGGAACCTCGACACCCGAACCTCTTATGATATTATGTCGATTTTTAAAGAACTGCACGATCGGGGCAACACTATTATCATGGTAACACATGAGGATGATATTGCGCATTATAGCCACCGTATCGTCAGGTTGCGGGACGGGTTGGTAGAGAGTGATATTCAAAATACAGATATAAAAGACCCTGTTTACGAAAAATCCCTTTTGCCCAAGGAATAA
- a CDS encoding ATP-binding cassette domain-containing protein, whose protein sequence is MSEEILKALTQLFAIITKQDGGVTENERQYVLRFFQQELDQDSVANYLTMYDDLVGYGKVEEAEKDANGEEIAVKKPRRTSMKDSVRTLGICKKINKTLTQKQKVVVLMKLMELVASDSNLSPQRMEIINTVSDVFKIANDEYRACEAFILLEDEIALQQENIISLSKEDPLLDNNNIHVDIKGHMHFLRIPSVEMYFVKYVGTEDIILNGFILKIRGVYLFSNGSTIKTPKGMALYYSDLIRNFFHEDNLTALSFNADQIEFKFPSGDVGLRNINISEGPGKLIGIMGASGAGKTTLLNVLAGLNAPSSGTIKINGLDMNSPEGKENLKGVIGYIAQDDLLIEELTVYENLYYNAKLCFDDMSEEDLHQRVMDVLTNLGLETRKDLKVGSVLDKTISGGQRKRLNIALELIREPAVLFVDEPTSGLSSRDSENVIDLLKELSLRGKLIFVVIHQPSSDIYKMFDKMIILDTGGYQIFYGHPVEAVNYFKRETNQVDAERGQCPSCGNVNPEQIFNIVESCVVDEYGEFTKKRKVTPTQWKDRYEDNFEHQRIEDVSVVPEKSLKIPNYFKQAKIFITRDVLSKISNKQYLFINLLEAPILALVLAFIIRYKSAPDLSGYIYRFNENIPIFIMMAVIVSLFMGLTVSAEEIIRDKKIRKRESFLNLSWNSYLMSKIGILFSLSAIQALGFVLVSNTILEIRGMYFEYWLVMFSVACFANILGLNVSSAFNSAVTVYILIPLVIIPQMVLSGLLFPFEKMNEVISTKGKVPVIADVMVSRWSYEALAVKQFRDNAYEATYYPMEQQERQADFKASYFIKELRAEVQYIKNNLGKEDPKLQQQISENLRTIKNSIEAEAFKGVLKDYDLAVLLQEDKVNESTFTVLNEYLSQLEQEYLKVYNEAVSKKNFYIHALEHAENSTYNLNDYKNKYSNESLTDLVRNLTVQDRILQYNGRLLQQLDPIFHLPETPAHALDYRTHFFAPKKHLFGQYFDTYYFNILVIWFMSALLYLALYKEWLAKLMEKASSGNLFKRKG, encoded by the coding sequence ATGAGTGAGGAGATACTAAAAGCGCTCACCCAACTTTTTGCCATCATCACCAAACAAGATGGCGGAGTGACAGAAAATGAACGTCAGTACGTTTTGCGCTTTTTCCAGCAAGAATTAGATCAGGACAGCGTGGCCAACTATTTGACCATGTACGATGATTTGGTAGGCTATGGAAAGGTAGAAGAAGCTGAAAAAGATGCCAACGGCGAGGAGATTGCAGTAAAGAAACCCCGCAGAACTTCCATGAAGGACTCGGTGCGTACTTTGGGGATCTGTAAAAAGATCAACAAGACCCTTACCCAAAAGCAGAAAGTCGTTGTTTTAATGAAGCTGATGGAATTGGTCGCTTCGGACAGCAACTTATCCCCACAAAGGATGGAAATCATCAATACGGTTTCTGATGTTTTTAAAATAGCCAATGATGAATACCGCGCCTGTGAAGCCTTCATTCTTCTTGAAGATGAAATTGCCCTGCAACAGGAGAATATCATCAGCCTTTCCAAAGAAGACCCGCTTCTTGACAACAACAATATCCATGTAGACATTAAAGGACACATGCATTTTCTCCGCATTCCAAGTGTGGAGATGTATTTTGTGAAATATGTCGGTACAGAGGACATTATCCTCAATGGCTTTATCCTCAAGATCCGTGGCGTATATCTGTTCTCCAACGGAAGCACCATCAAAACCCCTAAGGGGATGGCGCTTTACTATAGCGACCTGATCAGGAACTTCTTCCACGAGGACAACCTGACTGCCCTGAGTTTCAATGCAGACCAAATTGAGTTTAAATTCCCTTCTGGGGATGTTGGGCTGCGAAATATCAATATCTCTGAAGGGCCAGGAAAGTTAATCGGTATTATGGGGGCTTCTGGCGCAGGTAAAACCACGCTGCTGAATGTCCTTGCGGGCCTTAATGCGCCCTCATCGGGTACCATAAAAATCAACGGTTTGGACATGAACTCCCCTGAAGGAAAAGAAAACCTGAAGGGCGTTATTGGCTACATAGCACAGGATGACCTGCTCATTGAAGAACTGACCGTTTACGAAAACCTGTACTATAATGCCAAATTATGCTTTGATGACATGTCGGAAGAAGACCTGCATCAAAGGGTAATGGATGTACTTACCAACCTTGGTCTTGAAACCAGAAAAGACCTGAAAGTAGGAAGTGTCCTTGATAAAACGATCTCTGGAGGGCAACGTAAACGCCTGAACATCGCTTTGGAGCTTATTCGTGAGCCTGCGGTTTTGTTTGTTGATGAGCCTACAAGTGGTTTGTCGTCCCGTGATTCAGAGAATGTCATCGATTTGCTGAAGGAATTGTCGTTACGTGGCAAACTCATTTTCGTGGTGATTCACCAGCCTTCATCGGACATTTACAAAATGTTCGATAAAATGATTATCCTCGATACTGGCGGTTACCAAATTTTTTATGGCCACCCCGTAGAGGCGGTAAATTATTTCAAAAGAGAAACCAATCAGGTGGATGCCGAACGTGGTCAGTGTCCTTCCTGTGGTAATGTAAACCCTGAGCAAATCTTCAATATTGTAGAGTCTTGCGTGGTGGATGAATACGGTGAGTTCACGAAAAAGCGAAAGGTAACCCCTACGCAGTGGAAAGACCGCTATGAAGATAATTTTGAGCATCAGCGCATAGAAGATGTTTCGGTAGTACCAGAAAAGAGCCTGAAGATTCCCAACTATTTCAAACAGGCAAAAATCTTTATTACCCGCGACGTTTTATCAAAAATATCGAATAAACAATACCTGTTTATCAACCTGCTCGAGGCCCCTATTTTGGCCCTGGTACTGGCCTTTATTATCCGATACAAATCGGCGCCAGACCTTTCAGGATACATTTACAGGTTCAATGAAAATATTCCAATCTTCATCATGATGGCCGTCATTGTCAGCCTGTTTATGGGACTGACCGTGAGTGCCGAGGAGATTATCCGCGACAAAAAAATCAGGAAGCGGGAATCCTTTTTGAATTTGAGCTGGAACAGTTACCTGATGTCCAAGATAGGCATTCTATTCAGCCTGTCCGCCATTCAGGCCCTGGGCTTTGTGCTGGTCAGTAATACCATTCTTGAGATCCGCGGCATGTACTTTGAATACTGGCTCGTGATGTTTTCTGTGGCATGCTTCGCCAATATTCTCGGCTTGAATGTCTCTTCCGCCTTTAACTCTGCGGTCACGGTCTATATTCTCATTCCGCTGGTAATTATCCCTCAAATGGTATTGAGTGGCTTGCTGTTCCCTTTTGAGAAAATGAATGAGGTGATCAGTACGAAAGGAAAAGTGCCTGTCATTGCTGATGTGATGGTATCAAGATGGTCTTATGAAGCTCTGGCGGTAAAACAGTTCCGCGACAATGCCTATGAGGCCACTTACTACCCGATGGAACAACAAGAGCGACAAGCGGACTTCAAGGCCAGCTACTTTATTAAAGAGCTGCGGGCAGAAGTGCAATACATCAAAAACAATCTTGGCAAAGAAGACCCGAAACTGCAACAGCAAATTTCAGAGAACCTGCGCACCATCAAGAATTCTATTGAAGCCGAAGCGTTCAAGGGTGTTCTGAAAGATTACGACCTCGCAGTATTGCTGCAAGAGGACAAGGTGAATGAAAGTACCTTTACGGTGCTAAATGAATATCTTTCGCAGCTTGAACAAGAATACCTGAAGGTGTATAATGAGGCGGTTTCCAAAAAGAATTTTTACATTCACGCTTTGGAGCATGCCGAAAATTCAACTTACAACCTCAACGACTACAAGAATAAATATTCGAATGAAAGTTTAACTGACTTGGTTAGAAACTTAACCGTTCAGGATCGCATTCTGCAATATAACGGCAGGTTACTACAACAATTGGATCCTATCTTCCACTTGCCAGAAACCCCTGCTCATGCTTTAGATTACAGAACGCATTTCTTTGCGCCAAAAAAACACCTTTTCGGTCAATACTTCGATACCTATTATTTCAATATTCTTGTGATATGGTTTATGAGTGCTTTGCTCTACCTTGCACTCTATAAAGAGTGGCTTGCAAAGCTCATGGAAAAAGCCTCCTCGGGCAATCTTTTCAAACGTAAAGGGTAA
- a CDS encoding DUF1987 domain-containing protein: protein MNIINLEGAEDTPKIILDKTNGIFEISGRSLPEDSQGFYQPILDWIEEYGKDPNPSTEFIFKLEYFNTASSKLILDVLSALEDIDGAVIQWYYLEDDEDMQEAGEEFSELVDLTFEFQEY, encoded by the coding sequence ATGAATATTATTAACCTAGAAGGAGCAGAAGATACCCCAAAAATAATATTAGATAAGACTAATGGTATTTTTGAAATCTCAGGAAGATCTCTTCCTGAAGATTCTCAGGGTTTTTATCAGCCAATCCTGGATTGGATTGAGGAGTACGGAAAAGATCCGAACCCAAGCACTGAGTTTATTTTTAAATTGGAATACTTCAACACCGCTTCATCAAAATTAATCCTTGATGTACTGTCGGCCCTTGAAGATATCGATGGCGCCGTTATCCAGTGGTATTACCTTGAAGATGACGAAGACATGCAGGAAGCTGGGGAAGAATTCTCGGAACTTGTGGATCTTACTTTTGAATTTCAGGAGTACTAA
- a CDS encoding lysophospholipid acyltransferase family protein produces the protein MIKNKIFTALGFGSFALLMVLFLPCFAVLSYFPAGQKWGLRLYRVWGKYSLFMAGVPTKVIWRGKERLAKGQNAVIVANHSSFLDIPVLGSGPMLTTFLGKHELTKVPIFGYIYRRFSIVVKRGSMSSAKQAIAMCKEVVNKGQNVAIFPEGTITKNPPMMGTFKDGAFIVAIDTQVPLVPVSMPYSWKILPRDKASVHVHESLMIIHDPIPTKGLTHDDIPRLKEEIKALLAADLKAYNKEAYLSKEA, from the coding sequence ATGATTAAAAATAAAATTTTCACCGCTTTGGGCTTCGGCTCATTTGCACTGTTAATGGTGCTTTTCCTCCCTTGTTTTGCTGTGTTATCCTACTTTCCTGCTGGGCAGAAGTGGGGCCTGCGTTTGTATCGTGTCTGGGGTAAATATTCCCTGTTTATGGCGGGTGTGCCTACCAAAGTGATATGGAGAGGGAAGGAACGTTTGGCTAAAGGGCAAAATGCGGTGATTGTGGCCAATCATTCTTCTTTTTTGGATATTCCTGTGCTGGGCAGTGGACCTATGCTGACGACCTTTTTGGGAAAGCACGAGCTGACCAAGGTGCCGATCTTTGGCTATATTTACCGCCGATTTAGCATTGTTGTAAAGCGGGGAAGTATGAGCAGTGCCAAGCAGGCCATTGCTATGTGTAAAGAAGTAGTGAACAAGGGGCAAAATGTGGCGATTTTCCCTGAAGGGACGATCACTAAAAACCCACCTATGATGGGGACTTTCAAAGACGGGGCATTTATTGTCGCCATCGATACCCAAGTGCCTTTAGTTCCCGTTTCAATGCCTTATTCGTGGAAAATCCTTCCCCGTGACAAGGCTTCTGTACATGTGCATGAATCCCTGATGATTATCCATGACCCTATTCCTACCAAAGGACTGACTCATGATGATATTCCACGCCTGAAGGAAGAAATTAAGGCCTTGCTTGCTGCCGACCTGAAAGCCTATAATAAGGAGGCATATTTAAGCAAAGAAGCCTAA
- a CDS encoding SiaB family protein kinase has product MKFIFDLHKTMLENNLILVYEGEFTQEITKSVLAMAERNMDSIGEESSTKRKVFNVMVECLQNIVKHGDEESSVSKQAIFMIGKKNDKYVITSGNPIKKENVEGLKSKLEEINSLDKDGLKTLYKEIIRNTSISDKGGAGLGFVDMARKSGQELEYDFKPLDEEYFFFSLKTTIKRI; this is encoded by the coding sequence ATGAAATTCATTTTTGATCTACACAAGACCATGCTCGAGAACAATCTCATTTTGGTTTATGAAGGGGAATTTACCCAAGAAATTACCAAGTCGGTTCTGGCAATGGCTGAAAGAAATATGGATTCGATCGGAGAAGAGTCGAGTACCAAGCGTAAAGTTTTTAATGTGATGGTCGAGTGCTTGCAGAATATTGTCAAGCACGGAGACGAAGAAAGTTCTGTCAGTAAGCAGGCCATTTTCATGATTGGAAAGAAAAATGATAAGTATGTTATCACTTCTGGAAACCCAATTAAAAAAGAAAATGTGGAAGGGTTGAAGTCCAAATTGGAGGAAATCAATTCCTTGGACAAAGATGGACTAAAAACTTTATACAAAGAAATCATCCGCAACACCTCGATCTCTGATAAAGGGGGCGCGGGACTTGGTTTCGTTGATATGGCTCGTAAATCTGGTCAAGAATTAGAATATGACTTCAAACCTTTGGATGAAGAATATTTTTTCTTTTCGCTAAAGACTACCATTAAGCGCATTTAA
- a CDS encoding PAS domain S-box protein has product MLKDLKFGSKIAVIICGMMILGVGLMGFLGYQLTETTTVNQYRKTLESHNQLKALQIASLFNNQSNWLEALETNWQAAYTSEGAFPTMESIKGCLPKYTFTNLMLINNQGVIVSALDESTQGNLISDPTGGILSSLSKNKFVSPVYQKGSLHVYALGKAIQTEEGAFFIIAEADATPLFSIVQNNEQLGETGESILVYKHNNKVYYNSPLQAENVKTAVNIDHENVQHILSAIAGQQATGFQVDYRNKPVLATWERINESPLAIITKIDRTEIAQHTAKLIWQFIAAGIAVLLIALIITTIFSRIITKALNRLRVTLQLVGNGILPEKIENSSADEIGMMAQDVSHLVNGLKRTASFASNIGKGQFDSAFEPLSDKDSLGNSLINMRDNIQEAEARDRERNQIVHGLAEISEILRSHDELDHLGNEIVQFICGKIDAIQGAFYTVEKENEQTDAEAEVLMRASFAYNRKKYLKSRFKFAEGLVGQAVAEKDIILRTEIPYDYVTVTSGLLGDQRPSSILIVPLITEENVYGVLEFASFKNFSPSDVKFLQEISVIIARTISNIKVNATTRRLLEESRSMSNELQEKQEILQQNAEEMQATQEELERTNAQLNEQIEEVNRGQRQMQLLLENASEVITIYERNGNIKYISPSVQRIFGYTPEELIGRSDRQFVLEHYRDDIAQVFEQLIAQPTENRNLQFEYQRKDGTTIWLEATGNNLLNDKAINGLLFNFRDITERRRAEQEERMRSKMQSLSENSPDLITRFNADKKVFYINPTIEQYTGKQPEVFDQKSFDEAQLPENITAQYDQIIDEVIGLGKQIATEINFPSDQLGERIMQLRGIPEFDDEEQIESVLVVSHDITERKQIEMEVKNQHKKITESINYAKRIQWAIVPDAQVLETHLPESMLFYKAKDVVSGDFPWYAEVGDDVYIAAVDCTGHGVPGALISLIGYFLLNDIVKSQKVSDPGKILDLLDEGVTTTLRQDRGDSMSKDGMDLALLKINKKTNKVAFAGAHRSLYKVHQGVLEEIKGNKFAIGGGKYRNQTDFTTHELTMEKDDLLVFCSDGYPDQFGGPMNRKFGPKRLRELIQSNYNLPMPQMQQAFEDAWEDWKGEYKQTDDVLLIGIRF; this is encoded by the coding sequence ATGTTAAAAGATTTAAAATTCGGTTCTAAAATCGCTGTCATTATCTGTGGGATGATGATCCTGGGTGTTGGACTGATGGGCTTTTTAGGCTACCAGCTTACAGAGACCACCACCGTAAACCAATACCGAAAGACTTTAGAATCGCACAACCAGCTTAAAGCCTTGCAAATTGCATCGCTCTTCAACAACCAGTCCAATTGGCTCGAAGCATTAGAAACCAACTGGCAGGCTGCATATACAAGTGAAGGTGCCTTTCCCACAATGGAAAGTATCAAAGGATGCTTGCCAAAATACACTTTCACCAATCTGATGTTGATCAACAACCAGGGCGTTATTGTTTCTGCACTTGATGAAAGCACACAGGGCAACCTGATCTCAGACCCTACTGGAGGGATCCTGTCTTCACTGTCGAAAAACAAATTTGTGTCGCCAGTCTATCAGAAAGGAAGTTTGCATGTTTACGCTTTGGGTAAAGCTATTCAAACGGAAGAAGGCGCCTTTTTCATTATTGCTGAAGCGGATGCCACCCCTCTTTTCAGCATTGTGCAAAACAATGAACAACTCGGGGAAACGGGCGAATCTATTTTGGTTTATAAGCACAACAACAAAGTTTATTACAACAGTCCGCTACAGGCAGAAAATGTAAAGACAGCCGTCAATATCGACCATGAAAATGTTCAGCATATTCTCAGCGCTATTGCAGGCCAACAAGCAACAGGCTTTCAGGTCGATTACCGAAACAAACCTGTTTTAGCCACCTGGGAGCGCATCAATGAAAGCCCTTTGGCGATCATCACCAAAATAGACCGTACTGAAATTGCCCAGCACACCGCCAAGCTTATCTGGCAGTTCATTGCTGCGGGTATTGCGGTTTTACTGATTGCGCTGATCATCACTACCATCTTCTCGAGAATTATCACCAAAGCATTGAACAGGCTACGCGTAACATTGCAGTTGGTAGGTAATGGTATTCTTCCTGAAAAAATAGAAAATTCAAGTGCTGATGAAATCGGCATGATGGCGCAGGATGTTTCTCATCTGGTGAACGGATTGAAAAGAACAGCCTCTTTTGCCAGCAATATTGGTAAAGGGCAGTTTGACTCTGCCTTTGAGCCACTCAGCGACAAAGATTCCCTCGGGAACTCCCTCATCAATATGCGGGATAACATTCAGGAGGCAGAAGCCCGCGACCGAGAACGAAACCAGATTGTACATGGATTAGCAGAGATTTCTGAAATCCTGCGATCACATGATGAACTTGACCACCTTGGCAATGAGATTGTCCAGTTTATCTGCGGAAAGATTGATGCCATTCAGGGCGCTTTCTATACGGTAGAAAAAGAAAATGAGCAAACCGATGCAGAAGCAGAAGTGTTGATGCGTGCAAGCTTTGCCTACAACCGCAAGAAATACCTCAAATCCAGGTTTAAATTTGCGGAAGGACTTGTTGGGCAGGCAGTGGCAGAAAAAGACATTATCCTGCGTACAGAAATCCCTTACGATTATGTAACCGTAACCTCGGGATTACTCGGTGACCAGCGACCAAGCAGCATCCTGATCGTTCCATTAATTACTGAAGAGAATGTATATGGCGTGTTGGAGTTTGCAAGCTTTAAAAACTTCTCTCCTTCGGATGTAAAGTTCCTGCAGGAAATCTCCGTGATCATTGCACGAACAATCTCCAATATTAAGGTAAATGCCACCACAAGGCGCCTGTTGGAAGAATCCAGGAGCATGTCCAATGAGTTGCAGGAAAAGCAGGAAATTCTTCAGCAGAATGCCGAAGAAATGCAAGCTACTCAGGAAGAACTTGAGCGTACCAACGCACAGCTGAATGAGCAAATCGAAGAGGTGAACCGTGGGCAGCGACAAATGCAGCTCTTGCTTGAGAACGCCTCTGAGGTTATCACGATTTATGAACGAAACGGAAACATTAAATATATCTCCCCTTCTGTGCAGCGGATCTTCGGTTACACACCTGAAGAACTGATCGGAAGAAGTGACCGCCAGTTTGTACTTGAACACTATCGCGATGATATCGCGCAGGTATTTGAACAGCTGATCGCTCAGCCAACAGAGAACCGTAACCTTCAGTTTGAATATCAGCGTAAAGACGGCACCACCATCTGGTTGGAGGCTACAGGAAATAACCTGTTGAATGATAAAGCCATCAACGGCCTACTGTTCAACTTCAGGGATATTACTGAAAGACGCCGAGCGGAACAGGAAGAGAGAATGCGTTCTAAAATGCAGTCCTTATCGGAAAATTCACCCGATTTGATCACCCGTTTCAATGCCGACAAAAAGGTATTCTATATTAACCCAACCATTGAGCAATATACAGGCAAGCAACCAGAGGTTTTCGATCAGAAATCTTTTGACGAAGCACAGTTGCCAGAAAATATTACGGCGCAGTACGATCAAATCATTGATGAGGTGATTGGCCTTGGCAAGCAGATTGCCACAGAAATCAATTTCCCTTCTGACCAGCTTGGGGAGCGCATCATGCAACTCAGGGGTATTCCCGAGTTTGATGACGAGGAACAAATTGAATCGGTATTGGTGGTATCGCATGATATTACTGAGCGCAAGCAGATTGAGATGGAGGTGAAAAATCAGCATAAAAAAATCACCGAATCGATCAATTACGCCAAACGCATCCAGTGGGCTATTGTACCAGATGCGCAGGTGCTTGAAACCCACCTGCCAGAGTCTATGCTTTTCTATAAAGCCAAAGATGTTGTCAGTGGCGATTTCCCTTGGTATGCTGAAGTGGGCGACGATGTTTACATTGCTGCCGTCGATTGTACCGGGCATGGTGTTCCTGGTGCGTTAATTTCACTCATTGGCTACTTCCTGCTGAACGATATCGTGAAGTCACAAAAAGTCAGCGACCCAGGAAAAATTCTGGATTTACTTGATGAGGGCGTAACGACTACATTGCGTCAGGACCGTGGAGATTCCATGTCGAAAGATGGAATGGACCTTGCCTTGCTGAAAATCAATAAGAAAACCAATAAGGTCGCTTTCGCTGGCGCACACAGGTCGCTTTACAAAGTACACCAGGGCGTGTTAGAGGAAATCAAAGGAAATAAATTTGCGATTGGCGGAGGAAAATACCGCAATCAGACCGATTTCACTACACATGAATTAACCATGGAAAAAGATGATCTTTTGGTCTTCTGCTCCGATGGTTACCCAGATCAGTTTGGTGGACCAATGAACAGAAAGTTTGGCCCTAAACGCCTCAGAGAATTAATTCAATCTAATTACAACCTCCCAATGCCGCAAATGCAACAAGCTTTTGAGGACGCCTGGGAAGATTGGAAAGGAGAATATAAACAAACTGACGACGTATTACTGATAGGAATTCGCTTTTAG
- a CDS encoding chemotaxis protein CheB: MKKYAINDQYKAVVIGGSAGSFQGITKLLSALPEDFPLPIILCLHRLKHVRNGFVEALDIKSTKKIYEPLDKEPIKRGKVYLAPSNYHLCVELGNYFSLSTEEMINNSRPAIDITLGTCAYVYRHKLIGILLSGANRDGGAGMAKIAQKGGLTIVQNRAECMIPTMPQAALDMSPIDYELTINEITDFLNQLHKTLKG; the protein is encoded by the coding sequence ATGAAAAAATACGCCATCAACGATCAATACAAAGCGGTGGTCATCGGCGGCTCAGCAGGGAGTTTTCAGGGAATCACCAAACTGCTCAGTGCTTTGCCCGAAGATTTCCCTCTTCCGATTATTCTTTGCCTTCACCGTTTGAAGCATGTCAGGAATGGATTTGTAGAGGCTTTGGATATTAAAAGCACCAAGAAAATCTATGAGCCCCTGGACAAGGAGCCGATCAAGCGCGGGAAGGTTTATTTGGCACCGTCAAATTATCACCTGTGTGTGGAACTGGGTAATTATTTTTCATTGTCCACAGAGGAGATGATCAACAATTCAAGGCCAGCCATCGACATCACCCTGGGCACTTGTGCATATGTATATCGGCACAAACTGATTGGGATTTTGCTCTCTGGCGCCAACCGTGACGGCGGTGCAGGCATGGCCAAAATTGCGCAGAAAGGTGGACTGACGATCGTACAAAACCGCGCCGAATGTATGATTCCGACCATGCCACAGGCTGCTTTGGACATGAGCCCGATAGATTACGAATTGACCATTAACGAAATAACTGATTTTTTAAACCAATTGCACAAAACTTTGAAGGGATGA
- a CDS encoding GAF domain-containing protein — MKQRKRKIIGIALVCLTIIATLLNAVLGYMLPATLVEQVGTLTLNELPQLQEIILPHQVLTVANLVFIGLTLLYYLSGGITDTEQHVVYIERESEEDDNQIDASAEHRAYTWESGQMERYYNQSNNNKERLSAILNHLCKDLEAGQGAIYLTDTDLDADQNQKATFQAGYAFTYTDNSRLEINAGDGLLGQCIKDGQEFNLATIPEGYLRILSGLGESSPTSLVILPIKNNEAVVGAIEIASFTPFTQHDIDFIKEQMSALGRLLGSNSLTPQS; from the coding sequence ATGAAACAGCGAAAACGAAAAATTATCGGCATCGCCTTAGTGTGCTTGACCATCATTGCTACATTGCTTAATGCTGTGTTGGGTTATATGCTACCTGCTACATTGGTTGAACAGGTTGGTACACTGACGCTCAATGAACTGCCACAACTTCAGGAGATCATTTTGCCACATCAGGTACTGACGGTTGCCAACTTGGTATTTATTGGACTGACACTGCTTTACTACCTCTCAGGAGGAATTACAGACACTGAGCAGCATGTCGTTTATATTGAAAGAGAATCTGAGGAAGATGATAACCAAATTGATGCTTCTGCCGAGCACCGTGCTTACACCTGGGAATCAGGGCAGATGGAAAGATATTATAATCAATCGAACAATAATAAAGAACGATTGAGTGCCATTTTAAATCACCTGTGTAAGGATCTTGAAGCCGGGCAAGGCGCCATTTACCTTACCGACACCGATTTAGATGCTGACCAAAACCAAAAAGCGACTTTCCAGGCAGGATACGCCTTTACTTATACCGACAATTCCAGACTGGAAATCAATGCAGGCGATGGGCTGTTGGGGCAATGTATTAAGGATGGACAAGAATTCAACCTGGCCACGATCCCTGAAGGCTATTTGAGAATTTTATCAGGACTGGGGGAATCCAGCCCAACATCATTAGTGATCCTTCCGATCAAAAACAATGAAGCTGTCGTGGGGGCAATAGAAATTGCCAGCTTCACACCATTTACTCAGCACGACATAGATTTTATCAAGGAACAGATGTCGGCATTGGGGCGCCTATTGGGCTCCAACTCGCTCACACCCCAATCCTAA
- a CDS encoding biopolymer transporter ExbD, with the protein MSKFKKKSKASQDIPTSALPDIIFMLLFFFMTTTTMRTDDIKVQQRFPAATQLSKIEKKSLVSYIYVGAPKETSRFGTEPVIQINDVFAEPKDLILYVAKEKDKLADYERDQITMAMKVDKEAKMGIVTDVQQSLKDANALKVLYTSIQKRKDS; encoded by the coding sequence ATGTCAAAGTTTAAAAAGAAGTCGAAAGCAAGTCAGGACATCCCTACTTCGGCACTCCCTGACATTATCTTTATGTTGTTGTTCTTCTTTATGACAACAACAACGATGCGTACGGACGATATTAAAGTTCAGCAACGTTTTCCTGCGGCGACGCAATTAAGTAAGATTGAGAAAAAATCTTTGGTGTCTTACATTTATGTAGGAGCTCCGAAAGAAACATCACGTTTTGGTACTGAACCAGTAATCCAGATCAATGATGTTTTTGCAGAACCAAAAGATTTGATCTTGTATGTTGCTAAGGAGAAAGATAAACTGGCAGATTACGAACGTGATCAAATTACAATGGCTATGAAAGTGGATAAAGAAGCTAAAATGGGTATTGTAACAGACGTTCAGCAATCGCTAAAAGACGCTAATGCATTGAAAGTGTTGTACACTTCAATCCAGAAGAGAAAAGACAGCTAA